A region of the Orenia marismortui DSM 5156 genome:
TTAAAAATATAGAATTAAATAAGAATTTAAAACGTTATTCAATAACTGTTCAATTTGGCCCTAATATTTATGGGACTATGTTAGTAGAACCTGAAGTTAAAATAAGTACTATTAGTGAAGGAGAAAAAGAATCAAAAGAATTTACTTCAATTTTAGCCAATAATAAGAATACTATTATTTTTTCTGGTATTATTATAGCAATTATTCTTTTAACCGTGCTATTTCTAAAATTTTACTATTTATAATGTTTATATTAGATCAAGAAAAAATTTAAAATATTGAACTAAATAAAGGAATACTGCAATAAGTTGAAGAAATAATTTACTATTGGTAATTAAGTTATAATTGATAAAGGGTGGAAGTGATGAATGAAAAAATTGATATTATTAAAAGTACATTAGGAGTAAATCAAAATCAAGCAGAAAAAGCATTAAATCTAGCTAATGGAGACTTAGATAAAGCTATAGACATGATAGATTATATTATTGAAAATCATATAGTAATTCATGGCAAAATTAGCTATGGAAAATATAATAAGACTTATATTCTATTCAGTATAATTGCTAATGGTAAAAAAGGGGAAATTATTAAAGTCGATTTGGCTTCAACTTCAAAAAGTAGTTTATACAATATTAACCTGGATATAGACCATAAGATATTTGTAAAGACTTTAAGTGAAATTGATAAGCGAGAAAGAAAGAACATAAATAATGATATCAATTTCAATCCTAAGCGATTATTTACTGCTGCGGAAATCTTTGAACTATTTAATATAATTCAAAATGGAAAAGAAGATAAGATTAAGAATATTTTTAAAGATAAAATAGAAGGCTTAGTTAAAGAAGCTATAGATTTAGATTTATATACCTCTATTATGACTAAAGTAAAATTAGAAAATTATTATCCAGATTTATTTTCTGAAGAAGAAAATAAGGATCAAGATAACAGTGAACAAAAAGAAGATAATAAACTAGGTTTAGATGTTAATTTAAATTGTATTCCTTTGATTTCGCCTAGTTATGGTAAAAAAGTTACTGAACTGGATATTGGAGATAAAATTGTAGTTGAAATTTCTGATACTAGTGAGATTGGAAGATATCTTAGTAATCTATTAAAAACTTCAGAAGGAGTAACTTTTGGCTCGATTAAAAAAATAGATTTTATTAAAGAAACTGGTCGCTATTCAGTATTAATTGAATTTGGACCTAGTATTTATGGTAATTTGATAGTAAGTTCAGAATTAAAAATTGAAACTCCAGAATCTAATGATAAAAAAAGAGATCAGAAAGAAGATATAAATAGTAAAGAAAATAATGGTGAAGAAGGGGCTTTAATTGTTTTTGCTTTAATATCATTAATTTCCATTTTAGTTATTTTAATAGTTTTAATTTTTTGATTATTTCAATTTTAATTAATTTTAGATATCTCCTCAATAATATACACCACTACATATTTATCAATTAAATCAGTAAAAATAATTATGGGGTTTTTCAAAGTATTTACAAATCTAAAGTCTTTTTTCTGAGGAACAATAGTAGCATCTTCTCCACGTGGAACATAGCTAACTGCTTTACTATGGTGGTGTCGTTCTACTATTTTAAGATTCGATTTTTTAACTGCGTTATATAAGGTTGATGATACTTGACAAATTCCACCCCCAACTTTCGGAATGAATTCCCCTGCTTCTATAATAGGTGCTGCCTTATATCCATCATTAATAGTTGGTATACCAATCACTTGATTAAATGAAAATTCTGCTGAAGGTTTTAAATAATAATATTTCATCTTATTTAAGGAGATATTAATATTATTTCGCCTATTTGATTCATTATTTATTAAATAAGTAGCATGGTGTGATAATAATTTTGCTTTAATTTGATATTTTTTAAATTTAAAGATTTTATGATTAAGAATAATATCTTTAGTTATAGTTGGAACTATGGGATTATATATCAAATTGATTTGTTGATTAATATTTGCTGTTAAAATTTTGTTCATGCTTTTTTTTATATTTATACTCCTTCCTTTCTTTTCACTAAAAATCTTATTATTAAATATAAAAGCATTTTGTGCCTCTCTATTCTTCTTACCCTTTAAACTATACAGAATTTTATAAACCTCATTAATTCTAAGTCCGCTTAAGTTAATATCATTTAAACTAACACCCCGATTTACTATTTCATTAATTGATAATTTTTTATTAGATCTGAATTCTTCTGTGGTATAATTATTTTTTTGATCAGTCTTTTGAGGAATAAAGCTGATAATTAATTGTATTAAAAAGATTATAATTAGAAAAATATATAATTTCAATTTTTTTGGCTGCATATTGATATCCCCCAATTTAGATTATATTTTTATAATTTCCTTCATCTTTTCAATTATTCATCAATTTAATTCCATAGATAGAATAAGATTCTATCATTTAGTTTGTTTGATAAATAGTAGAATAGTAATATATTGTAGATAAATCAATTGTATATGTTATACTATAATATATAGCTATAATAAAATATATCTATATTAATTTAGCAATTAAATCCCCTGTAATTAATAAAATTAAAGAGAATAATCTAATCTGGATGAAGGGGGGGGAATTTTGTTTTATAGACCATTACCAGAATCGAAGGGTTTTACTTTAGATGAATTAATTAATGATTTATCAATAAAGGAAGTCACTAATTTTCAAGATTGGACGATTAAAAATATAACTGATAATTCAGTGAAAGTTGAAGATGCTTCATTGTTTGTAGCTATTAAAGGTTTTAATGTTGATGGGCATCAATATATTAAGCAAGCCATAGAAAATGGAGCAGTTGCAATTATAGGTGAGTCTCAAATACAAATAGATAAAAATACTACTTATATTAGAGTAGAAAACAGTCGTAAAGCCTTAGCAAAGTTGATTAACCGAATATATAATTATCCTAGTAGAAAATTGAGACTGATAGGAGTAACAGGAACAGTTGGCAAAACAACAACCACCTCTATGATTGATCATATTACTGGTCAAATTGTCGGTAAAAGTAGCTTGATTGGGACATTATATACTAAGATCGATCAAGATTATTTTGCTAATCCCAATAAATGTACTACACCTGATATTATAAGCTTAAATAATATTTTTAGTGAAATTAAGAATCGAGAAATTGATTATGTTAGTATGGAAGTTTCATCCCATGCTTTAAAATTGGATAGAGTTTTTGGTTTAGATTATGATATTGCTGTCTTTACTAACCTTTCTTATGATCATTTAGAGTTTCATGAAAGTATAGAAGATTATCTATATAGTAAAAAGAAGCTATTTAGCAGTTTATCAGAAGATAAATTAGCAGTATTTAATCTAGATAATGCCTATTCTAAAGTTTTAATGGAAGATATAAAAGCTGACTACTATACTTATGCAATTAAAAATAAAGATGCAGATATTATAGCTAAAGATATAAAATTAACTAAAAGAAAGTTGACTTTTGATATTCATATCCAAAATCAACTACTTAATAATTATGGAAAGATAATTCAACCAACCTCTTTAAGCATTAATTTACCCCTAATAGGATATCATAATATTTATAATGCTTTAGCAGCCTTCACAGCAACTATACTTTTAGGATTTCCTATTAATAAGGTCAAAGAAGCTTTAGAATCTTTTAAAGGCATCAGAAGGAGAATGGAAGTAATTTATGATCAAGAATTTACTATTATTGATGACTATGCTCATAATCCAGCCAGTTTAACTGCAAACTTCAAAACTATTGAAAATTTTGATTATAATAAATTAATTATTCTTCACTTTTTAAAAGGTAAAAGAGGGATTAAGGCTAATAAAATTAATGCTTATTTGATGGTAAAATGGGCAGATAAATTAAAAACAAAAAAAATTATAACTTCATTATGTGAAGAAGAAGTAATAGAAAAGAATCAGGTACTAAAAGAGGAGGAACTTGCTTTTACTAAGATTATTAAAGACTCAGGTTTAGAAATTATAAATACAAATAAATTAGCAGAAGGTATTAATAGAGCTTTAAAATATGTAGAAAATAATGATCTACTACTATTAGTTGGTGGACCTGGATTAGATAAAGCAGCAGAAATTATTAGTAAAATAATAACTTAGATCAAAAATTGAGGATAGTATTAATACTATCCTCAATTTTTGATTATATAATAAAATATTTAGTATTATAAATAATATAGGTGCTTAGTTGGATAAGATAATTACTAAGAGAGAATACTTTAATTATAATCGGTTAATTTAAGAATAAGTTGTTATAGATAGATATTGCCACAGTTTCGGAGTTAGGCATTAGGGGATAGGAGGTAGGAAGACCTTACTAACTCCCAACTCCTAACATCTAAAACCAAAAATTAGACTTAGATATCTATATTTATGTATATTTGTAGCAAGGATTATTAGCAAATATTATTAACTAATTGACAAATTTGTTTTTTTGCGAAATAATTAATAAGGATAATCTTAGTTTTATAAGTAAATTTAACTTGATTTAGTATAACCTATTATAATATTAATTGTAATTTTAAAAGGAGGGAAATAAAATGGAAGCTAAGATTTTTTTACAAGAGTTATCTGATGCAGTAGGTGTATCAGGTTATGAAAGAAAAATTTCTAGGCAGGTAGCAGAGGATTTTAAGAAATATACTGATAGTATTAAATATGATTCTTTAGGAAATTTGATTTCACTTCAAAAAGGATTTCAATCCTCCGAAGAATTGACAGTAATGTTAGCTGCTCATATGGATGAAATTGGTTTAATGGTTACTAAAATTGAAGATGGTGGTTTCTTAAGGTTTACTGCAGTAGGTGGTGTAGACCCAAGAACTTTAGTTGGGCAAGAAGTAAGTGTACATGGTAAGGAATCTTTAAATGGAGTTGTTGGTGCTAAACCACCTCATATCCAAAGTGCTGATGAAAGAAAAAAAGCTTATAAAATGGAAGATATGTATATAGATTTAGGACTAAGTGAAAAAGAAATAAAAGAAACTATTAGAGTAGGAGATGTAATATCTATTAAAAGAAGATTTACAGAATTAAAAAATAATAGAGTAACAGGTAAATCTTTAGATGATAGAGCAGGAGTTTTAATGGTGTTAGAAACCTTAAAACATTTAAAAAAACTAAAACACCAAGTTGATGTATATGGAGTAGCTACTGTACAAGAAGAAGTTGGAGTTAGAGGAGCGATTACAAGTACATATGGTATAGTACCCGATATCGGAATAGCAATTGATGTTTGCCATGCTACTATGCCTGGAGTTAGTAAAGAGGATGCTGCTGAATTAGGTGAAGGTCCTGCTCTTGGCTTTGGACCACACGTACATCCCAAAATATTTAAAAAATTAAAAGAGATAGCCAAGGAACTTGATATCCCTTATCAAGTTGATCCATCTAATACTCCAGCAGGAACAGATGCCTATGCTATACAAGTAACACGTTCTGGAATAGCAACTGCCCTATTATCTATTCCACTACGTTATATGCATACCTCTGTTGAAACTGTTAGTTTAGATGATATTAAGCGTGGAGCTAGATTGTTAGCCCACTTTATTGCCGAAATAAATGCTGACTTTGTGGAGGGGTTAAGATGCTTTTAAAGAAATTAAGTGAAGCTATCGGTGTTTCTGGTAGAGAATCGGAAGTAAGGAATATTATTAGAGAAGAACTAGTTAATTATGTGGATGAAATCAAAACAGACACTTTAGGAAATTTAATTGTCTATAAAAAGGGGAAGAAACAAGGTCCTAAAATGATGTTAGCAGCTCATATGGATGAAATTGGTCTAATGATTACAGATATAACTGATGATGGACTATTGAGTTTTAAACCTGTGGGAGGAATTGATAAGAGGGTTTTAGTATCTAAAAGAGTATTAGTAGGAGATGATAAGATCCCAGGTGTAATAGGTGCTAAGGCAATTCATCTACAAAAACCTAATGAACGAAAAAAACCATTAGATTATAAAGCCTTATATATAGATATTGGAGCTAAGAGTAAAGAAGAGAGTGAGAAATTAATAGATCTTGGGACTATGGCAAGCTTTGATAGTAAATTTGAAAGATTAGGATCAAAAACTGTTAAAGGAAAAGCTTTTGATGATAGGGTAGGCTGTGCAGCATTGGTTGAAATTATGAAAAAAGATTATAACTTCCCTTTATATGGCGTCTTTACAGTTCAAGAAGAAGTAGGAGCGAGAGGAGCAACTGTAGCTGCCTATGATATAGAGCCTGATTTAGCTTTAGTATTAGAGTCTACTACAGCTGCTGATGTTCCTGATGCTAAAGAAGAAGGATATTCTACTAGATTAGGAGAAGGCCCAGCTCTAACTTTAAGAGATGGTAGTACAATTGTTTTTAAA
Encoded here:
- a CDS encoding M42 family metallopeptidase; protein product: MEAKIFLQELSDAVGVSGYERKISRQVAEDFKKYTDSIKYDSLGNLISLQKGFQSSEELTVMLAAHMDEIGLMVTKIEDGGFLRFTAVGGVDPRTLVGQEVSVHGKESLNGVVGAKPPHIQSADERKKAYKMEDMYIDLGLSEKEIKETIRVGDVISIKRRFTELKNNRVTGKSLDDRAGVLMVLETLKHLKKLKHQVDVYGVATVQEEVGVRGAITSTYGIVPDIGIAIDVCHATMPGVSKEDAAELGEGPALGFGPHVHPKIFKKLKEIAKELDIPYQVDPSNTPAGTDAYAIQVTRSGIATALLSIPLRYMHTSVETVSLDDIKRGARLLAHFIAEINADFVEGLRCF
- a CDS encoding DUF4899 domain-containing protein encodes the protein MNEKIDIIKSTLGVNQNQAEKALNLANGDLDKAIDMIDYIIENHIVIHGKISYGKYNKTYILFSIIANGKKGEIIKVDLASTSKSSLYNINLDIDHKIFVKTLSEIDKRERKNINNDINFNPKRLFTAAEIFELFNIIQNGKEDKIKNIFKDKIEGLVKEAIDLDLYTSIMTKVKLENYYPDLFSEEENKDQDNSEQKEDNKLGLDVNLNCIPLISPSYGKKVTELDIGDKIVVEISDTSEIGRYLSNLLKTSEGVTFGSIKKIDFIKETGRYSVLIEFGPSIYGNLIVSSELKIETPESNDKKRDQKEDINSKENNGEEGALIVFALISLISILVILIVLIF
- a CDS encoding M42 family metallopeptidase; amino-acid sequence: MLLKKLSEAIGVSGRESEVRNIIREELVNYVDEIKTDTLGNLIVYKKGKKQGPKMMLAAHMDEIGLMITDITDDGLLSFKPVGGIDKRVLVSKRVLVGDDKIPGVIGAKAIHLQKPNERKKPLDYKALYIDIGAKSKEESEKLIDLGTMASFDSKFERLGSKTVKGKAFDDRVGCAALVEIMKKDYNFPLYGVFTVQEEVGARGATVAAYDIEPDLALVLESTTAADVPDAKEEGYSTRLGEGPALTLRDGSTIVFKAILDRLISVCEEKNIKYQFRKFTKAGTDAGKIHLSKNGIATAIISVPARYIHSPASIINLSDYESTVKLVDEFCKEIEKGGF
- a CDS encoding Mur ligase family protein — encoded protein: MFYRPLPESKGFTLDELINDLSIKEVTNFQDWTIKNITDNSVKVEDASLFVAIKGFNVDGHQYIKQAIENGAVAIIGESQIQIDKNTTYIRVENSRKALAKLINRIYNYPSRKLRLIGVTGTVGKTTTTSMIDHITGQIVGKSSLIGTLYTKIDQDYFANPNKCTTPDIISLNNIFSEIKNREIDYVSMEVSSHALKLDRVFGLDYDIAVFTNLSYDHLEFHESIEDYLYSKKKLFSSLSEDKLAVFNLDNAYSKVLMEDIKADYYTYAIKNKDADIIAKDIKLTKRKLTFDIHIQNQLLNNYGKIIQPTSLSINLPLIGYHNIYNALAAFTATILLGFPINKVKEALESFKGIRRRMEVIYDQEFTIIDDYAHNPASLTANFKTIENFDYNKLIILHFLKGKRGIKANKINAYLMVKWADKLKTKKIITSLCEEEVIEKNQVLKEEELAFTKIIKDSGLEIINTNKLAEGINRALKYVENNDLLLLVGGPGLDKAAEIISKIIT
- a CDS encoding VanW family protein; amino-acid sequence: MQPKKLKLYIFLIIIFLIQLIISFIPQKTDQKNNYTTEEFRSNKKLSINEIVNRGVSLNDINLSGLRINEVYKILYSLKGKKNREAQNAFIFNNKIFSEKKGRSINIKKSMNKILTANINQQINLIYNPIVPTITKDIILNHKIFKFKKYQIKAKLLSHHATYLINNESNRRNNINISLNKMKYYYLKPSAEFSFNQVIGIPTINDGYKAAPIIEAGEFIPKVGGGICQVSSTLYNAVKKSNLKIVERHHHSKAVSYVPRGEDATIVPQKKDFRFVNTLKNPIIIFTDLIDKYVVVYIIEEISKIN